The DNA window TCAAATGGCGAAACAACCAAAATTaaaccaaagttatagatctcgatgggaactacaactttgtagttgataacttttccaTTTGACTACAAGAAATCCTTTAATCAATGACGGATTATTCATGACGAATTATAAGAACGTCACTAAGTAATTGAACACGTACCACTACCGATTATTAAGGCCCATTCCAGCCCACTACCGGCGTTGGACAGTAAGAACGAAGGCAAACCCTAGCCCAATACTCCTCCCGGTCTCCCATAGCCGCACACTTCTCGGTCGTTCCATCCGCAGTCGAtacttctccctccgcctcctACCTCCCGATCCTCCACGAGTCGCATAACTTCACTTACCGTCACCCGGCCACCGCGTCCTCTCTCTCCTCAAACTCCCAAAACGTAGCAGCAGTAGTGTGGGGCTACGGCGGCACGGTGGCTACTGGCGTCGTGGAGTAGTGGCGATGCGGAATAGCGAGCTAGGTTGCGGCGGCACGGAGCAGCGACGTGGGGTTGCGGTGGCATTGAGCTGCGGCGACGCGGCCGCCCAGGGCAGGTGGCGCGGAGAAGCAGTGACGCTGTGGCGTGGGGCTGCAAATTGGGCGGCGCGCGATGCTACTGGTTCAGCAAGAGGTCCAGCAAGGAGATTGATGACATCAGCGTAAGTGCCCACCCATCCGCTTCCCTCCTCATCCATCTACTGTGTGTGCCTCTTAGGAACTCAATTCTTTACCTGCAATGCTCAGCCTGCTCGAGGAACCTATGTTCTAGATCTGGCGTCTTGGTAGGTTCTGGATCTCGAGTCTTGGTTGATGAAGATCCTTGTTCTTGCAAAATATCAATAGGctatacatagagtaacagacgGTGAGGCTTCAGTTTAATAGAGATCATAGGGGATAGAGAAGCTAGACATTCTAACTACATTGTAACAACCTTGCTTGTAAGCTCTACCTGAAGGTCAAATGAATGTGACAGGAGGTAGTagtatgtttacaatattttgtCAGACTCCACCTACAAAATAATTATGTAGTTACTAACAATATTCTCTATTGATTTCTGAAAATGCAGAACTACATGTTCAGTTGTTCTGTTTCATTACTTGTGTTTAGTAGTGAGGACAGAAAGAAAGAGTAGATCAGTAGATAGTTTACCATAGAAGAGAACGGAGTGCTTTGTTCAAATGTTGTCTTACTTGCTCATTGATATTTGTACTGTTTCTAAGCTGAAAACGAGCCAGATTTGTCTAGTCTTACAGTAGCTAAAGAAAATAAATAGCCTATAGCATATCTTCATGTCACCTAAATAGATTTATGTTCAGTTGGTGTATGAACCTATTGACAATTGTACTTACATGCTCATATGTGCTTGGAGGAAGCAGGCATGGCTTGGGCAGCAGCATGACATGGAAACCCTGTCAAAGAAAATCAAGAACAGGTTTGTTCCCTTTCTATTTGATTTCTGTGTTATATTCGATCAATTTGGGCCTGTGTTAAGAGCCACATGTTGTTCTGATATATCTTTAATTCTTTGTTCATATCTTGACTTTGTAGCAATGCAAGGAGTGCTGATTTACTTTGCTATCTGTTTAATTCTTTTTTCTGCTATCTGTTTATTTCTTAGCAGATTTACTTTGTACATTCTTTCAGAACAAACCATTTGTAGAATTGCAAAGAGTGCTGATTGACAGTTTGTAGGGAAACAAGCAAGTCGACATCAACATTCAGTAAAGCTGCAGCTCTCAACTTGTAATTAAATTCTGAGCCAATGCATATACAGGTTCCACATTACTGAATTCTGAGCAAATGCATATACATGTCCCACATTACTGAATTCATATGAATACTCCCTGCTACCATGATCTGTACTAGTTAGATTTCATGAGCTCTGTTTCTTCTGCTCTTGTGTAAACTATAGACCTGTAGACTAACTGCACATGGGATCTTTACATTTTCTTAATACATGAGCAATGGACTGCAGATTAGTATAACTTTATTACCAAATACCAATACTGCCCCTTCCTTTTTTTGTGCTTATTCACTACTAATTGCATTTGACTCTTTCTTATGTAGTGCCATTTAATTTGCTTGCAAGCAAATATCAAGTACAGATTTATCATTTTCTTCCCTTAGTTTCAGTAGCAGCATATTATCTTAAATTTCTGTACTTGAAATCAGCTGGTGGCTAGAATTTGGAAAGACAGTGACCTGTATGCTTTCAAGATAAAGTTTCGAGCTTACACA is part of the Miscanthus floridulus cultivar M001 chromosome 9, ASM1932011v1, whole genome shotgun sequence genome and encodes:
- the LOC136482477 gene encoding uncharacterized protein isoform X4, coding for MRNSELGCGGTEQRRGVAVALSCGDAAAQGRWRGEAVTLWRGAANWAARDATGSARGPARRLMTSAKKEATLHRKVQDAAYRVERAVWIHIGEMSCSSYKVVKIVYCCG
- the LOC136482477 gene encoding uncharacterized protein isoform X5, which produces MRNSELGCGGTEQRRGVAVALSCGDAAAQGRWRGEAVTLWRGAANWAARDATGSARGPARRLMTSAHGLGSSMTWKPCQRKSRTDLLCTFFQNKPFVELQRVLIDSL
- the LOC136482477 gene encoding uncharacterized protein isoform X2; translated protein: MRNSELGCGGTEQRRGVAVALSCGDAAAQGRWRGEAVTLWRGAANWAARDATGSARGPARRLMTSAHGLGSSMTWKPCQRKSRTERRKRHCIGRSKMQPTESKGIYCLHDILPLQFRATEAIS
- the LOC136482477 gene encoding uncharacterized protein isoform X3, translated to MRNSELGCGGTEQRRGVAVALSCGDAAAQGRWRGEAVTLWRGAANWAARDATGSARGPARRLMTSAHGLGSSMTWKPCQRKSRTERRKRHCIGRSKMQPTESKGQCGFT
- the LOC136482477 gene encoding uncharacterized protein isoform X6, whose amino-acid sequence is MRNSELGCGGTEQRRGVAVALSCGDAAAQGRWRGEAVTLWRGAANWAARDATGSARGPARRLMTSAKQAWLGQQHDMETLSKKIKNRFTLYILSEQTICRIAKSAD
- the LOC136482477 gene encoding uncharacterized protein isoform X1 gives rise to the protein MRNSELGCGGTEQRRGVAVALSCGDAAAQGRWRGEAVTLWRGAANWAARDATGSARGPARRLMTSAKQAWLGQQHDMETLSKKIKNRKKEATLHRKVQDAAYRVERAVWIHIGEMSCSSYKVVKIVYCCG